CCGCGCTTGCCCTGTTGGGCGAATTCACCCGACGGTGGCAAAGAACGCTGCGTCGGTATCATTCCAACGTTCGTAGCGGTCTGCCAGATACGAAATTGTCGCTGTGACTGCCCCGGGCGAGCGCCCCACGCCCATGAAATGGAAGACGCCCATGGTATCCCTCCCGTTCAACGCCGCCGTCGCTGCTGTCTCTGCTGAGGTGGTTGTCGGCGCGGCATTGGAGCCTCATGTATTTCGTGCACCTGCTGTGCTATGTAGAAACGCATCAACCGCACCGCCCATCCCAGCACTTGCTGCATTGCCGCAGCGTCAGACCGATACCCGGTTAAGTGCCGGCGGCAAACTTCCAGCATCACTTTGTAATAGTCCAACGTCCGGCTGCTGCGCACCAGAAACCGTCCATGCTGCACCAGCATGTTTAAGAAGCGAAAGAAACGCTCCCCATCCTTATGGGTGCGCAGATATACGAAGGCCTTCTGCACCTCGTTTGGGTCACAGTCACGCTCGACCAGTTCGCGCGCAACGACGTCAGCAACTCGCCACATTGCGTCGTTAATATCAATCACCCCCCATCGAGATTTTATTAAATCTCTTCTCGGCTAAGCTCCTGTGCAAGCTCCCTTGCTTCCTGGTGATGGGGATTCAATTTGAGTGCCCTAGAAACTATTCTCTTTGCTTCGCCCTTTCGTCCCTCCTTCGCCCGCAGTGCCGCAAGGCGAACAGTTGCTTCTACAGACACAGGAGAGCGACTGCATGCCGCTTTCTGATAAGCCATGGCGGCATAATGAAGTTCCTCCAGCTCTTCGGCTAAGCTAGCAACTTCAAACCATTCCTTTGAATCAGGCATACCGATCCTGATTGCCTGGCGGATCGCTATCCTTGCTTCTTCTAGCGCATCTTGGCGTTCATCTTCAGACGAAGCTAAACGTGCCCTCCACAGCCATCTGCGCGCATGGCGGTATTCTGCTACACCGTCTTTCCAGATTCGGATTCTTTCGCTTGAACGATTTTTCAACCAGTTGCAAATGGCTGCCAATATGACATTCAGCAACTCCATGCCCTCTGACCTCAACTTGCCATTAGCTTCAATAACTTTGGGAAGGGCAGGAACGCTGTCTATCTTCACAGAAAATGTCATGCAATCGTTCCAGATTGGGGCTTACTAACAAACTTTTTGCTTCGGCAACTAAGTCGTTACGGTCAGCCTTGCTCACCGAACTGTCGAAAGCTAAGGCATCGGAGGCAATATCCCGCGTTTCCACGGATTCTATCCTAACCTCTATTGAACCACAACAGGCAGGCTTGGCACCGCCCAGCTTGAGGACGAAAGGTGGGTTGCCTTGACCCAAAGCTGTCAGCAATACACCCAACTCCGGTCCTGTTAGGTTGGTAAAGTCCACACGCAGCCGAAAACGGCTCCCGGCTTCGCATACTTCCAAAGGCACATTGCCTTTGGCGGGTTGCCCGTGAAAGTAAAACTTGCGCCCTATCACTGTCCCGCTACGGTCGTAATAAACGCGGGCATGGGTACGCGGAGCGAACAAAGACGGGGTAAGTATAGTGGTCAACTTTCCCTGAATTAACAATGCGTCAACAAACCTTACTTGCCCCTGATAGCCCATCGCCCCGAACAGGCGGCAAGCCGGGCAAAGCAAGGCATTCTCGTCATTACTTTTGCACGGCTCAAACTCGCGCGGTATCCTGTCTCGTAGAGTCCGAGACTGCACCCGTACGCAAGAGCGGGTGATTGCTTCCACCACACTGCGCACCGCGCCCTTCAGCGAAGAGCCTGGAATAGCGATTTTGCCGCCTATGCGGAAATGGGCTTTGACCAGCGGAATGCGGCCACTACCGGTCAGTTCGATACTTCCGGAGGCCACGTGTACCGGGGTGAGCGCCACCAGTTCACCCATGATGACACCGCTCAACAGCCCCCGTTTCAAGCTGTCATGCCCGGCAGGTTTCACCCGCTCCACCCGGTCGGGTAAGGGGACAAAGTCATACGGTTTTGGTTCTTGGGGACCGCGAAAAGCCATCTATCTCACCCCCTTTAATCGAAGGAATTGTACCTCCCCTGATGAGGTGCAATAGTAAAGACAGAGCAGCCGTCCTTCTTTACACTCTGCAGGATAGCACAAACGCCGCGGCAGGCGGCTCTCCATACGGAGATGCGGAGCCATCCGGTCAGGCCTTCCCCAAGCCATGAACATCGCACGTTCGCCCGGCGGAGCAACCTGCCATTTAACACCGATCTGTTGGAAGCCTTCCAATTGCAGTGTCGCGTCTTCGCACAGCACGAGTACATCGTTATGCTCGCTGTCTGATGGCCGCTTCCAGCGGACCTCACAGGTAGCACAGAAAACACTTCCCTGCGTCCACTCGACTACCAGCGTTGGCGCCACCGAACTGTCGAAGCTTCCAAAGGCAGTCTCCGTGACGCGGGTGACAAGATACCATGCCTTCTGGGCATTAGAGACTCGCTCCACCAGCAACTTAGCTACCTCAGCGTAGCTCAGCCTCGGATGTCGGAGCACAACTCCCTGCCTGGTCGTCACCATCTTCCGCCCACCACCTGCTCAACAACCTGCCGCCATGCCTTTACGCACTCGCGCCAGAGCGCCTTTATCTGAGCATCGTCTGTGAGCGTCACATACGGCTCGCCCCAATCGTCAGCAGTCAACACCACACCATCAGGCAGGGCAATACTATCGCCGTCGTCCAGCCCGTAACTCTCACCCGGTATAAACTTTCCCGCGCCTGCCAGTTGAGTGGGCGGAGTGCCCGGTTTGTTGCTGCCCGGCAACGTTAGCGTTTCCTTCAGCGTACAAGCAGGATAGCGGAAGGCAACCTCTGTAACGCACGCTTTTACCATGCCTAGCCCTCGCGACTTGGCAAAACCTACACCAACGCGTTGCATCTCAAAATCCCGTAGCGCTAAAGCCAGCAGCCCAAGCTGAGCGATGGTGAAGTTGCGCACCTGAATCCGACAGGTAAATGTTCCTGAGGTCGCCACCTCGTAGTTGAAGGGCCCAACGGCAACCGAACCAAATACCCGGTCGATGGCGACACCGTTACGCTCCTCAGTCTTTACCCTCTCGGGGTCATCTGGATAGGCATCGGTCACCCGCATACGACTGGCAAGCCTTGTATTTCCGAACAAGCGACAAACAAAACAGGAACGGCGGTAAATTTCTTCTGCCTTGCCTGCCAGATCTTCCTTTTCCTTCTCCCACTGCTGGCTGCAGGAAATCTTCTCGTGGAGAGGATCGCAGCTCAACCGCCGCTTGGAGAGTTCCCCGGCTACATCATCAGGCTGTACGGTGCGGGCAAGCCTTTCACAGTGCGCCCGGATGACACCTTTCAAACTGCTGCCAGGCAGATAGATAGTTTCCCTGCCCTGATAGATCGTCCGCACGAACTCCATGTCGGGTCGGGTCGGGTCGGCGCCGCCCTCGCCGGCTTTGATAAGCATGGGGCCCTCCGGCTCGATGCGCAACGTTAATGTCGCTTCGTTGTAAAGCTGCTTGAACATCAGACCATCACCTGCCCTGCTGCCTTTGCAAGTTTCTTCTTGAAGGCCTCAATCCACGTCCTCACCATCTGATCGCCCACATCCTCAAACCCCTCACCGTCCAGAAAGCGAATGAGTTTCTCGAGGCGGGCCTCACCTTCTTCACCGTCAAGTAAAAACAGCTTACGCTCCTCCCAGTTCAGCCTGACCCAACCTAAACCGCGGCTTTTGCTGCCGCCAATAGGAACGTAACCGTGCTCAAATTCTTTCAGTCCAATAAAGAGCATCCCCCACTGCCACGGCTCGCCGTTCTCCATGAGCAATCGGACACCAAAGCGGGTGCCTGCCGGAACAACTTCATAGTCGTAGAGCTTGCCTTCAGCCGCCGTTTCGGTATCTCTGTCAATCGCGACGCCGTCCCGGATCTGAAACTGGCCAAACCACAGGCTTTCGTCCACCAGTAAATCGCGCACCAATACTTTGGATGCCAGCCACGGTGAGCCGAAGGTGAGGCAAAGCAGACAGCTCTCGCTTATAATGCGCTCTGTTAAGACTTCGTCACGCTGGCGTGCATCGACCTCGCGCACCCTCTCCTTAAATTCCTGCATGTCTTGTGCGGTGATGCACCATTCCTCGCTCTCTGCAGGATTGCACACAACCTTACGATTATTGCTGACTGCCCGCACCAGGCTTTCCAGCCGCGAACGCAGCACGCCTTTGAAGCTGGAGCCGGGAATGTAAGGCCTGCCAAGAGCATCCCGCACCACCGGCAGATCGGTACCGACTACTTCTGTCGAACGCCCTGCACCGATGCGGAAGGCGGTCTCAGCAGTAAGCCAGCCGGATAGTTCGAGGCGGCTCCGGAATCTATCGAACATTGCTATCTGCCTCCTTCGTTGCCTCCGCAATATCGTCCCAACGTTGCGTTTTTGAGCCATAGTAGAACCATCGGTTCAGGTAACCTAAGTAAAGACGCACCAGGCGCAGGCGAGCTTCATGCATGACTTCATCCCGATCCACCTCCTGCACCTCCTGATGCACCTCATCTGCCACCTCGGCGGCAATTCCGGGAACCACACCCTTTTCAATATCCTCTACAACTTTCTGCCCGAAGTTGTTGTACAACCACGCCTGGTTCCCCCCGCTGCGCCCCATCTGATAACGAATAAAGTTCGTTACCACGTCGATGCCTGGATTAGACATGGCCACATCCAAGACGTTGCGGATCTGGTTCTCCCGCATCGTCTTGTCCCCCTGCAGCAAACAGACTTGCCGCCCGGCAGCCCGTAACAGTTTATCCAACCGCCGATTAATCGCCCGCTCCAACACCAAACGCGTGCGCAATTCCCTTATTTCCTTTGCCTCCTTGCGACCACTCATACCGGATGTTCCCTCCTTGCCAAGACATGAAATTCATCACATACGCGCACCTGCCCAAACCCTTCCGCCGTTCTCTCTCCGATGCCCCATCGCTCCATGTCAAGCAGTGCCTTATCCCACTGCTCAGGATGCTTCGTCCAGAAGAGAAACACGCTCCCCCTTGACGCCACAACATCCACATCCTTCGGCAGTCCCCACGCCACGTTCCAACCACCGCGGTAGTCATAGCTGCTGTAAGCGCGAACAAGCTGGAGCGAGTCGTCGTGTACCTTACACAGGCGTTGAAGCATCCGCTCGCTCAACACCATCGTTGGCAGCCAGCCGTCTTCTTTCAACACGGCGTCTGAGTATAGGTTAATGGTGAAGTAAGTACCGTTATCGGGGTTGTGCTTAGGCTGGCCACAACCCGGCAGTCCCTTTAACAGGCTCCAAAATTCCCTAATAGCATCGTTTAATTTCTGTCTCCGCTGCCGGATCTGCTCAAGATGCTCGTTATCATCCACAGTCATTTTTTCCGGTTTCAAGCGCACCTGCCCCAGGCCGCGCGAGATACCGCTGCCCAAATGCCTGATTTGCCTGAGGTATTGAGAAAGCAGATCCGCGTGAGCAGTCGTTGTGATGATCGCCAGAAAAATCGCGGGGCGGTATTTGCCGTCGCTGTCATAACTACCTTCACTGATGACAATGGGCGAGTATAACAGTTCATCCTCAGCAACGGCCCTGCAGCGGTTAATGGCCACGCGTGTAAGCAACCGCTGGGTAACTTTCCCGGGGCGAAAAGCGTCTCCGTCACGGTAATAGAACCCGGAGTGCCGTTCCATCCTGGCGCCGCAGCGCCTCCCGGCAGATAGAAAGTAGCCGCACTTAGGCAGATACAGCAACCCTGCCGGTTTTAGCGCCTCGAAACAGAGCTGCTCTATCAGGGTGTCTATAACTCCGTGTTTCCCCTCGCCGCGCAGGCCGCCTTCAACTTTGCACGACACCGCTGTCGCCGGGAACACGTAAGGCGCGGGGTAAGCGTTAGTGAAAACCGCAGGGTGACTGCTGTTAAAAAGCGCTTTGAATTCGGCACTGCCTTCCAGGTTATCCCTCAGCATCAAATCGGCCACAGCGCCCCGCAGCACCGAACCGGGAACATAATGCATGCTTTCTCGGAACTGCCCTGCAGGACGCCGTTCACTGAAGCAGAGCGGCGACTCTGCCTCAATCTCAACCCTTAATCGCTCCACAAACGCCTCACCTCCCGCCAATCGGTCATTTCTACCGGTTTCCCGTCGAAAACCGCCGATGCTTCCACACCGAATCTAATGCGCCCTTCTTCTTCCCGCCGTATTATCCAACCCAGGCCCCGCGACTTCATTCCACCCCAGGCGGGGATGAGTTTCAGACCCGCCAGAAGCAGCTTAACTTGCGCCTCGCTGTCAAGGGTGCCGCTGATGGCCTCGGCGTTGAAAAAGCGCAACCCCGGAAAGTAGGGCGCCGTCTCCACCAGGAAAAGCCGTCTTTCAGCAACCGTGGCCCGTCGCCTGTTCATGCCGATCATGGCGCGAAAAGAGGGAACAGGCGGCTCGCAACCCAGTTCCACGCCGTCCATGTCCAAAACCAAATCGTGAAAGCGCAGCAGGCTAGGATAGGCAGGGCTTCCGAAGATACGGCAAAGCGTGCATGGTGAGTCAATGCCCGGTACGTTGGGACACATCGTCTCGGCGCGGGGTGGCTCACAGATGCTCTTTCCCATGCCACGCAAAAGTTGCTCACACGCATGACGCAACTTCCCTTTTACCTGCGAGCCAGGGATAATAAACTGCCCTTTTGCGTTCCGCTCAACTACACGGTCGGCAATGCTGCTTAATGCACCCGCTGCTGCAACGCTGGGAGGAGTCTGGAAGACCAAAGCAATGCTAACGTTTACCGACTTACCCGACACCCTGCAACCCCCTCTC
This genomic window from Bacillota bacterium contains:
- a CDS encoding CRISPR-associated RAMP protein yields the protein MFDRFRSRLELSGWLTAETAFRIGAGRSTEVVGTDLPVVRDALGRPYIPGSSFKGVLRSRLESLVRAVSNNRKVVCNPAESEEWCITAQDMQEFKERVREVDARQRDEVLTERIISESCLLCLTFGSPWLASKVLVRDLLVDESLWFGQFQIRDGVAIDRDTETAAEGKLYDYEVVPAGTRFGVRLLMENGEPWQWGMLFIGLKEFEHGYVPIGGSKSRGLGWVRLNWEERKLFLLDGEEGEARLEKLIRFLDGEGFEDVGDQMVRTWIEAFKKKLAKAAGQVMV
- a CDS encoding CRISPR-associated protein translates to MFKQLYNEATLTLRIEPEGPMLIKAGEGGADPTRPDMEFVRTIYQGRETIYLPGSSLKGVIRAHCERLARTVQPDDVAGELSKRRLSCDPLHEKISCSQQWEKEKEDLAGKAEEIYRRSCFVCRLFGNTRLASRMRVTDAYPDDPERVKTEERNGVAIDRVFGSVAVGPFNYEVATSGTFTCRIQVRNFTIAQLGLLALALRDFEMQRVGVGFAKSRGLGMVKACVTEVAFRYPACTLKETLTLPGSNKPGTPPTQLAGAGKFIPGESYGLDDGDSIALPDGVVLTADDWGEPYVTLTDDAQIKALWRECVKAWRQVVEQVVGGRW
- the csx10 gene encoding CRISPR-associated RAMP protein Csx10; its protein translation is MERLRVEIEAESPLCFSERRPAGQFRESMHYVPGSVLRGAVADLMLRDNLEGSAEFKALFNSSHPAVFTNAYPAPYVFPATAVSCKVEGGLRGEGKHGVIDTLIEQLCFEALKPAGLLYLPKCGYFLSAGRRCGARMERHSGFYYRDGDAFRPGKVTQRLLTRVAINRCRAVAEDELLYSPIVISEGSYDSDGKYRPAIFLAIITTTAHADLLSQYLRQIRHLGSGISRGLGQVRLKPEKMTVDDNEHLEQIRQRRQKLNDAIREFWSLLKGLPGCGQPKHNPDNGTYFTINLYSDAVLKEDGWLPTMVLSERMLQRLCKVHDDSLQLVRAYSSYDYRGGWNVAWGLPKDVDVVASRGSVFLFWTKHPEQWDKALLDMERWGIGERTAEGFGQVRVCDEFHVLARREHPV